Proteins encoded by one window of Kwoniella dejecticola CBS 10117 chromosome 7, complete sequence:
- a CDS encoding mitochondrial 37S ribosomal protein uS9m codes for MSVPVASSSLRSLRSVTVFGPVQASGARSYASLAPYSPPSSDYLPARRPNRPSSSEFFTGRPRFHESLTQLQETITSAKRTLRSKFVYPLPSELPHLNPPQTNWLAKDELSNILDVKLRTNTLRQVVELLTELNHLRHVSELAGQHGLVGDINRILSAYERTAPAPTTVDGESGSGSGGKSEVSGIDQFGRSHAMGRKKTSSARVWLIPSQTLRSITNTNTNSDDSTSTADISGQSGQGNEILINHIPLSQYFVRPSDRETILRPLKITGYLGAFNIFGFSRGGGMSSQASAVGLAVARALGGLRDDARDILQADGALMRDTRMTERKKTGRAKARKGYTWVKR; via the exons ATGTCGGTCCCCgtcgcttcttcctctctccgATCTCTCCGCTCCGTAACAGTCTTCGGCCCCGTTCAAGCTAGTGGTGCTCGATCCTACGCCTCGCTCGCACCCTATTCACCACCTTCATCAGACTACCTGCCCGCCCGACGACCCAACCGACCCAGCTCTTCAGAATTCTTCACCGGTCGCCCGAGATTCCACGAGTCCTTAACCCAACTGCAAGAAACTATCACCTCGGCCAAACGGACTCTCCGATCGAAATTCGTATACCCTTTGCCGTCTGAATTACCTCACCTGAATCCACCTCAAACCAACTGGCTGGCCAAGGATGAGTTATCTAATATCCTAGATGTCAAACTACGTACCAACACTCTACGTCAGGTCGTCGAGCTTCTCACTGAGCTCAATCACTTGAGACACGTCTCTGAATTGGCGGGTCAACATGGGTTAGTCGGGGATATTAATCGGATATTGAGTGCATATGAAAGGACTGCGCCGGCTCCAACAACGGTGGACGGtgagagtgggagtgggagtggggGTAAGAGTGAGGTTAGTGGGATAGATCAATTTGGAAGAAGTCATGCgatgggaagaaagaagactTCTTCAGCTAGAGTATGGTTGATACCCTCTCAAACACTTCGATCAAtcacaaacacaaacacaaactCAGACGACTCAACGTCAACCGCAGATATCTCTGGTCAAAGTGGTCAAGGGAATGAGATCCTGATAAATCATATACCGTTAAGCCAGTACTTCGTCCGACCCTCAGACCGCGAGACGATCCTTCGACCGCTTAAGATCACGGGATACCTCGGCGCATTCAATATTTTCGGATTCTCTAGAGGAGGAGGCATGTCTTCTCAGGCTAGTGCGGTCGGATTGGCTGTTGCGAGAGCACTAGGTggattgagggatgatgcGAGGGATATATTGCaagctg ACGGCGCTTTGATGCGAGATACGCGAATGacggaaaggaagaagactggtAGAGCAAAGGCCAGAAAGGGG TACACTTGGGTCAAGCGATAA
- a CDS encoding phosphoglycerate kinase, which produces MSLSSKLSITDVNLKGERVLIRVDFNVPQDKELNITNPARIVAALPTIKYAIDQGAKSVILMSHLGRPDGSPNPKFSLKPVASKLSELLNKDVKFLDNCVGEDVKKAVLAGDNGQVFLLENLRFHVEEEGKGKKDGEKIKADPESVKKFREDLTALGTVYINDAFGTAHRAHSSMVGVQLPQRAAGFLMKKELEYFAKVLEHPERPFLAILGGAKVADKIQLIENMLDQVNTLIICGGMSFTFKKTLENVEIGQSLFDQEGSQKVQSLVEKAKKNNVKLVFPVDYVTADKFDKDAKVGEATDESGIPADCMGLDAGPKSQELFAQTVAEAKTILWNGPAGVFEFPNFAKGSNALLDATIKAAKNGATVIVGGGDTATLVANAGKESELSHVSTGGGASLELLEGKTLPGVAELSEKK; this is translated from the exons ATGTCTCTCTCCTCCAAATTGTCTATCACGGATGTCAACCTCAAGGGTGAACGAGTCCTCATCCGAGTCGACTTCAACGTTCC TCAAGACAAAGAGCTCAACATTACCAACCCTGCC CGTATCGTCGCTGCTCTCCCCACTATCAAATATGCCATTGACCAAG GCGCCAAGTCGGTCATCTTGATGTCCCACTTAGGTCGACCCGACGGTTCTCCCAACCCCAAATTCTCCCTCAAACCAGTCGCTTCCAAGCTTTCCGAACTCCTCAACAAGGACGTCAAGTTCCTAGATAATTGCGTAGGAGAGGACGTGAAGAAAGCCGTGTTGGCTGGTGATAACGGCCAagtcttcctcttggagAACTTGCGATTCcatgtcgaggaggaaggtaaaggtaagaaggatggtgagaagatcaagg CCGACCCTGAGAGCGTCAAGAAGTTCAGAGAGGATTTGACTGCCCTCGGTACGGTCTACATTAACGATGC CTTCGGTACTGCCCACCGAGCTCACTCCTCTATGGTCGGTGTCCAACTTCCTCAGAGAGCTGCCGGTTTCCTCATGAAGAAGGAACTCGAATACTTCGCCAAAGTCCTCGAACACCCCGAAAGACCCTTCTTGGCCATCCTCGGTGGAGCCAAGGTCGCTGATAAGATCCAATTGATCGAGAACATGCTTGACCAA GTCAACACCCTTATCATCTGTGGTGGTATGTCTTTCACCTTTAAGAAGACCCTAGAGAACGTCGAG ATCGGTCAATCTCTcttcgatcaagaaggtTCCCAAAAAGTCCAATCTCTCGTTGAGAAGGCTAAGAAGAACAACGTCAAGCTCGTCTTCCCCGTTGATTACGTTACCGCTGATAAATTCGACAAAGAcgccaag GTTGGAGAAGCTACCGACGAATCTGGTATTCCCGCCGACTGTATGGGTCTTGACGCCGGACCCAAATCACAAGAACTTTTCGCTCAAACCGTTGCCGAGGCCAAGACTATCCTCTGGAACGGACCTGCCGGAGTATTCGAGTTCCCCAACTTCGCTAAAGGTTCGAACGCCCTTCTCGACGCTACCATCAAAGCTGCTAAAAACGGCGCGACTGTCATTGTCGGCGGTGGAGATACCGCTACCTTGGTTGCCAATGCTGGAAAAGAGAGCGAATTGAGTCATGTCTCTACTGGAGGTGGTGCTTCTCTCGAGTTGCTCGAGGGTAAG ACCCTTCCCGGTGTTGCCGAGTTGTCTGAGAAGAAGTGA